In Eriocheir sinensis breed Jianghai 21 chromosome 17, ASM2467909v1, whole genome shotgun sequence, one genomic interval encodes:
- the LOC127000024 gene encoding CD151 antigen-like, which yields MGRGVEMTSGGKCVRFLMFAVNFLIWVSSIVILVLGIWTVVDRPYLERLLGNEMYMTAAYILIATGCIIFFISFLGCFGALKEVKCMLLTYFIIVLLLFIILLIGGILGYVFKDKAKTSITHTMMGTMRDYGTEGNDQITKAWDETQQAMKCCAIEEQEEWLKYSKVFSTTGDRIPQSCCQKDSSGNLQNCQRAPNESNSYTEGCLEKSVEFVEQHAVIIGGVAIAVALIMVLGLILSLVLFKLIN from the exons ATGGGGCGCGGCGTGGAGATGACGAGCGGCGGCAAGTGTGTCCGCTTCCTCATGTTCGCCGTCAACTTCCTCATCTGG GTATCCAGCATAGTCATTCTTGTGTTGGGCATCTGGACCGTGGTGGACCGGCCCTACCTGGAGAGGCTGCTGGGTAACGAGATGTACATGACGGCCGCCTACATCCTCATCGCCACCGGctgcatcatcttcttcatctccttcctcggATGTTTCGGTGCTCTCAAGGAAGTCAAATGCATGCTGCTGACG TACTTTATTATCGTGCTGCTGCTGTTCATCATCCTGCTGATCGGCGGCATCCTGGGCTACGTGTTCAAAGACAAGGCCAAAACGTCCATCACCCACACCATGATGGGCACTATGCGAGACTACGGCACCGAGGGCAACGACCAAATCACCAAGGCCTGGGACGAGACGCAGCAGGCG ATGAAATGCTGTGCCATCGAGGAGCAGGAAGAGTGGCTGAAGTACAGCAAAGTGTTCTCCACCACAGGCGACAGAATTCCTCAATCTTGTTGCCAGAAAGACTCCTCAGGAAAT CTGCAGAACTGTCAGAGGGCACCAAATGAAAGCAACTCTTACACGGAAGGTTGCCTCGAGAAGTCTGTGGAGTTCGTTGAGCAGCATGCAGTCATCATTGGAGGAGTGGCCATCGCAGTGGCCTTGATCATG GTCCTTGGTCTTATCCTGTCCCTTGTCCTCTTCAAGTTGATCAACTAG